Proteins encoded within one genomic window of Geotalea daltonii FRC-32:
- a CDS encoding PKD domain-containing protein produces the protein MRQTDGKDLTYPNSDLFLYGDTTPGSKFTKVDLSVWDMATNCGSCHVGGGLVEKDRNGLRLAQRGLGDQTINPYLNTVYESWDPKSGAPTSSVIRAPWSYPATTDSKSPALGGANAMIAPNGWGSVAMNQGGTADGEPYIQNGQLMMPNVREMDCLFCHFQGYNNVMSSVFAQMGILNAAPMAGAGLMDLMPGSQTQGGYNAAMVDLGPKDANGMQTVSLKQSVVDNIKRLPPSANCQQCHSPNNMKDLPDMMNGFLSSAPMILNTNANNPMVGPTGLIMPAYDFNSPWLPNTVKSPLVDATNLYSYMVKGLLAAQGSTVYNRTTVNGMTSFGGDNQGGSGPIFYEAPVTDIGLTADYPGQQNQNVLKKSVVPFPRADWFKRGDAWQAGQDVHTQFGCAGCHMDTNSSNSDKNQCDPGRGFDGSGTIEDGSQIGTKIDTRNTVKRCESCHVTGTNPDGNSVDNLNAPDATAAHQKAGLTAMIARAMGPDGSGGQKFIPGSHLDVIDCTVCHVQKKSMAVRALDCTSGNRYPTMVGFDYSKGMMGMFEDPATEAANEGARQQYNFMNSMINTNCGYTSSSGPGTICTATGQPGPGFQAEIPTGTHVIGGALQEWLPLRTWSKVGNGLKTSPNFRRKIYLTNTIVSALFNNDENTAVDANGDGVNGQILTVGDANSTQGFGEPIFDPWIQRDLKAGINFAPGGFAPIPVGFGNAGDGVTGGKYQSAYNADGSFTGAWKYVGVYGGNAIFTTPDEIRDYKTYRTSIKDKPGQSGRSWEGTRLDYIGGLYQVTHGVKGVAQYALGKPRAFDASGKVTVYGCSDCHATSQNFFDGGFNMTGTAIPADATWTPAPSIIPATASTMMQRPAVFIPTIKAYKGDLRTGTELFNKLGQPRSVAFEEEVVENSIAYTRTKDLDRGETLYPDADGYFKADGTSPGGTGANGSYTRSQWLSYLLSIGDNVAALGIGADPVAKFSDAFPDADPNTAGNQLLVNTPYTLAADTSVNTNGTFTYSMAITDGTTASASSISKTFTSTGNWTVSLKVTDEEGKTATATKSFYVVNPPATGMTISPATATRGVAGTYTFANLKDHDSLKIFWADGTSTVLANVGGTGSSATAPHTYGTTGIKKLTVLVYKSGVLVDTKYNYITVTLQ, from the coding sequence ATGCGGCAAACTGATGGTAAAGATCTGACCTACCCTAATTCTGATCTATTTTTGTATGGCGATACAACACCAGGCAGCAAATTTACAAAAGTGGACCTCTCCGTCTGGGACATGGCCACCAACTGTGGCAGTTGTCACGTTGGGGGCGGCTTGGTGGAAAAAGACCGCAATGGCCTTCGCCTCGCGCAACGGGGGCTGGGTGACCAAACCATTAACCCGTATCTGAACACCGTATATGAATCCTGGGATCCCAAATCAGGGGCCCCTACCAGCAGCGTTATCCGCGCACCGTGGAGCTATCCCGCCACGACTGATAGCAAATCACCGGCACTGGGTGGTGCAAATGCGATGATCGCGCCCAATGGATGGGGCAGTGTTGCCATGAACCAGGGTGGAACAGCAGATGGCGAGCCGTATATCCAGAACGGCCAGCTGATGATGCCCAACGTGCGGGAAATGGATTGTCTCTTCTGCCACTTCCAGGGCTACAACAACGTAATGAGCTCTGTCTTTGCCCAGATGGGCATTCTCAATGCAGCACCCATGGCCGGGGCGGGCCTCATGGACCTCATGCCCGGCAGTCAGACACAGGGTGGCTACAATGCCGCCATGGTCGATCTGGGTCCCAAAGATGCCAATGGCATGCAGACGGTCAGCCTGAAGCAGTCGGTGGTGGATAACATCAAGCGCCTGCCTCCCAGCGCCAACTGCCAGCAGTGCCACAGCCCGAACAATATGAAGGATCTGCCCGACATGATGAACGGCTTCCTCTCCTCGGCGCCAATGATCCTCAATACCAACGCGAATAATCCGATGGTAGGGCCAACCGGCCTGATCATGCCCGCTTATGACTTCAATTCGCCATGGCTGCCCAATACCGTCAAATCTCCGCTCGTTGACGCCACCAATCTGTACAGCTACATGGTGAAAGGGCTGCTTGCCGCCCAGGGTTCCACCGTCTACAACAGAACGACCGTCAACGGCATGACCTCCTTCGGCGGCGACAACCAGGGTGGCAGCGGCCCCATCTTCTATGAGGCCCCCGTTACCGATATCGGACTCACGGCAGATTACCCCGGGCAACAGAACCAGAACGTCCTGAAGAAATCGGTCGTTCCCTTCCCGCGGGCAGACTGGTTCAAGCGTGGGGACGCATGGCAGGCCGGTCAGGATGTCCACACCCAGTTCGGCTGCGCCGGTTGCCACATGGACACCAACAGCTCCAATTCCGACAAGAATCAATGCGACCCGGGGCGTGGTTTCGACGGTTCCGGCACCATTGAGGACGGTTCACAGATAGGAACCAAGATCGATACACGCAACACCGTCAAACGGTGTGAAAGCTGCCATGTTACCGGCACCAATCCGGACGGCAACAGCGTTGACAACCTTAATGCGCCGGATGCCACAGCAGCACATCAGAAAGCGGGTCTGACCGCCATGATCGCCAGGGCCATGGGCCCCGACGGCAGCGGTGGACAGAAATTCATTCCGGGCAGCCATCTGGACGTCATCGACTGCACCGTCTGCCACGTACAGAAGAAGAGCATGGCTGTTCGCGCCCTGGATTGCACCAGCGGCAACCGCTACCCGACCATGGTCGGCTTCGATTACAGCAAAGGCATGATGGGCATGTTCGAAGATCCTGCCACTGAAGCTGCAAACGAAGGGGCAAGACAGCAGTACAACTTCATGAATTCCATGATCAATACCAACTGCGGCTACACTTCATCGAGCGGTCCCGGCACCATCTGCACGGCTACCGGCCAGCCCGGTCCCGGCTTCCAGGCCGAGATCCCGACAGGTACCCACGTGATCGGCGGCGCGCTCCAGGAATGGCTGCCGCTTAGAACCTGGTCCAAGGTCGGCAATGGTCTCAAGACCAGCCCCAATTTCAGGCGCAAGATTTACCTGACCAACACCATTGTTTCGGCACTGTTCAACAACGATGAAAACACCGCCGTTGACGCTAACGGTGACGGTGTCAACGGACAGATTCTGACCGTTGGTGATGCCAATTCCACACAGGGCTTTGGCGAGCCCATTTTCGACCCGTGGATCCAGCGCGACCTGAAGGCCGGGATTAATTTTGCCCCCGGAGGTTTTGCTCCTATTCCGGTCGGTTTCGGCAATGCAGGTGATGGTGTAACCGGCGGAAAGTACCAGAGCGCCTACAACGCCGACGGCTCATTCACCGGCGCCTGGAAGTATGTCGGGGTCTACGGCGGCAACGCCATCTTCACCACCCCTGACGAAATCAGGGACTATAAGACCTACCGAACCAGCATCAAAGATAAGCCCGGTCAATCGGGTAGATCCTGGGAAGGCACCCGGCTTGATTACATCGGCGGCCTTTACCAGGTGACCCATGGGGTCAAGGGCGTCGCCCAGTATGCGCTGGGTAAGCCCCGCGCCTTCGATGCCTCCGGCAAGGTTACCGTCTACGGCTGCAGCGACTGTCATGCAACCTCCCAAAACTTCTTTGACGGGGGCTTCAACATGACCGGCACCGCCATCCCCGCCGACGCCACCTGGACACCGGCCCCCAGCATCATCCCTGCAACCGCCTCAACCATGATGCAGAGGCCGGCGGTATTCATCCCGACCATCAAGGCCTACAAGGGTGATCTCCGTACCGGCACCGAACTCTTCAACAAGCTCGGTCAGCCACGGAGCGTTGCTTTTGAGGAAGAGGTCGTTGAAAACAGCATTGCCTATACCCGGACGAAGGACCTGGATCGTGGCGAGACCCTCTACCCCGATGCTGACGGATATTTCAAGGCAGACGGCACATCCCCCGGTGGAACCGGAGCAAATGGGTCCTACACACGTAGCCAGTGGCTGAGCTACCTGCTCAGCATCGGTGACAATGTTGCGGCCCTGGGCATAGGCGCAGATCCGGTAGCGAAGTTCTCTGACGCCTTCCCCGATGCCGATCCCAACACGGCGGGTAACCAGCTGCTGGTCAACACCCCGTACACATTGGCAGCCGACACCAGCGTCAACACCAATGGGACCTTTACCTACAGCATGGCCATAACCGACGGTACCACGGCCAGCGCCTCTTCCATCAGCAAGACCTTCACCAGCACCGGTAACTGGACTGTTTCGCTAAAGGTAACCGATGAGGAAGGAAAAACTGCCACGGCAACAAAATCGTTTTATGTGGTCAATCCACCGGCGACCGGCATGACCATTTCCCCCGCCACCGCCACACGAGGGGTTGCCGGTACCTATACCTTCGCCAACCTCAAGGACCACGACAGCCTGAAGATATTCTGGGCTGACGGGACTTCAACCGTCCTGGCCAATGTGGGGGGAACCGGCAGTTCGGCAACTGCGCCCCATACCTATGGCACCACCGGCATCAAGAAGCTCACCGTCCTTGTCTACAAGAGTGGCGTGCTGGTGGACACGAAGTACAACTACATAACCGTTACCCTGCAGTAA
- a CDS encoding beta-propeller domain-containing protein, which yields MQIHSSTNSTLRYRHILFFLCLLIYLPGCFAPKQVKAPVFFPPAPDASHVQYLTSISSINDIKSSIFADTPGVNEVIAKPYGIAVRGSKIFISDVPLGRITTIDLNEKTFHQLDTEVLKSPINISFDDEGNAFVADTGSKKVIRFNDDNPTGTFSIGDMKPTDAAIRGKELYVVDYNSSEIKIFDLQTGEQTRAVGRDSKEGETLSLPTNMALDKEGNIYVTNLGTCRIIKMDPNGKVLKAFGALGDRPGQFSRPKGIAVDDAGLIYVVDAGNQVVQIFDPDGQLLMFFGERGSKEGTLSIPADIAITRENLEYFRTFADPSFEVEQLILVTNQSGPRKISIYGFGHRKEIAGN from the coding sequence ATGCAGATCCACAGCTCCACAAACTCCACCCTCAGGTATCGGCACATCCTTTTTTTTCTTTGTCTTTTAATCTACCTTCCCGGTTGTTTTGCACCCAAACAGGTTAAAGCCCCGGTTTTCTTCCCGCCTGCTCCCGATGCGTCGCATGTTCAATATCTGACCAGCATCTCTTCAATCAATGATATCAAATCATCGATTTTTGCAGACACGCCAGGCGTTAATGAAGTGATCGCCAAACCCTACGGCATCGCGGTCAGGGGGAGTAAAATCTTTATATCTGATGTACCCTTGGGTCGAATCACCACCATAGATCTCAATGAAAAGACCTTCCACCAGTTGGACACTGAGGTACTGAAATCTCCCATCAACATCTCCTTCGATGATGAGGGCAATGCCTTTGTTGCAGATACAGGGAGCAAGAAGGTAATTCGTTTCAATGACGATAATCCCACTGGCACGTTCTCAATCGGCGATATGAAGCCAACTGATGCGGCCATCAGGGGAAAAGAACTGTACGTAGTAGACTACAACAGCAGTGAGATCAAGATATTTGACCTGCAAACCGGCGAGCAGACCCGTGCAGTCGGCAGGGACAGCAAAGAAGGTGAGACCCTTTCCTTGCCGACTAATATGGCACTGGACAAGGAAGGGAATATCTATGTTACCAACCTGGGCACCTGTCGAATCATCAAAATGGATCCAAATGGCAAGGTGTTGAAGGCCTTCGGTGCACTTGGGGACCGCCCCGGGCAGTTCAGCAGACCAAAAGGTATCGCAGTGGACGATGCAGGGCTGATCTACGTGGTGGACGCCGGCAATCAGGTGGTGCAGATTTTTGATCCTGACGGACAGCTGCTGATGTTCTTCGGTGAAAGAGGCTCTAAAGAGGGGACTCTAAGCATCCCCGCCGATATCGCCATCACCCGGGAAAATCTTGAATACTTCAGGACCTTTGCCGATCCTTCCTTCGAGGTGGAGCAGCTTATTCTGGTTACTAATCAGTCCGGTCCGAGAAAGATCAGTATCTACGGCTTCGGCCACCGCAAGGAAATTGCCGGAAACTAG
- a CDS encoding cytochrome c3 family protein has product MNLKIRAGIAALLVVASATFAYAGLVNYTEGTGVATSPHNMNLYLPIASGGTTSGDPNQQVCKFCHTPHSARSTGETGYNPLWNRNPVTQNFLPYNGLLKEDYMADPTYLDKALSLQAVIDPADMMDGPSRLCMSCHDGTTAIDSYAGKIGSFTPTAPEVVLAPLGDGHSGESGGNLMNDHPIGFSYKQVAANDSFIRPANVDIGWVPAADRKCTKIEELLYKADKLTCASCHDVHNTAARTAAKPLLRVKMDGSKLCLTCHDK; this is encoded by the coding sequence ATGAACCTAAAAATCAGAGCAGGTATAGCCGCCCTACTTGTCGTCGCAAGCGCAACGTTCGCTTACGCCGGACTGGTCAACTATACCGAAGGGACGGGTGTGGCCACCTCCCCCCACAACATGAACCTCTATCTCCCCATCGCCTCCGGCGGAACAACCTCGGGCGACCCGAATCAGCAGGTGTGCAAGTTCTGCCACACGCCGCACAGCGCCAGATCGACCGGTGAAACCGGTTACAACCCGCTGTGGAACAGGAACCCGGTCACGCAAAATTTCCTTCCTTACAACGGCCTTCTCAAAGAAGACTACATGGCGGATCCGACGTATCTGGATAAAGCCCTCTCCCTGCAAGCGGTAATCGATCCCGCCGACATGATGGACGGGCCATCCCGTCTCTGCATGAGCTGCCACGACGGTACCACCGCCATCGACTCCTACGCCGGCAAGATCGGCTCGTTCACCCCTACGGCACCAGAGGTAGTACTGGCTCCTCTCGGTGACGGCCACTCCGGAGAAAGTGGCGGCAATCTCATGAACGACCACCCTATCGGCTTCAGCTACAAGCAGGTTGCAGCCAATGATTCTTTTATCCGGCCGGCCAATGTGGATATAGGGTGGGTCCCCGCCGCGGACAGGAAGTGCACAAAGATAGAAGAACTGCTCTACAAGGCAGATAAACTCACCTGCGCCTCTTGCCACGACGTCCATAACACTGCAGCCAGGACGGCAGCCAAACCACTGCTGCGGGTTAAAATGGATGGATCAAAACTCTGCCTGACCTGCCACGACAAGTAA
- a CDS encoding sigma-54-dependent transcriptional regulator, translated as MGEKRILIVEDEKLISLSLSFMLNRRGFIVDAAASIAEAKEKLKSFRPCVVLLDLWLPDGSGLDLLSRIESERKDISVIVMTANADADSAVKALKLGAEDFIGKPFNMEVFLHVINRTFEKRHLGETADFFHQELRKKTEDDKLVGTSEAMVDLFKMIKVCSETDAKTILLLGESGTGKELVARAIHYHSARADAPFTEINCAAIPENLLESELFGHEKGAYTDAGKRRKGIFELAEGGTVFLDEIGDMPLSMQSKVLKVIETKRFRRLGSEEDIQANVRIIAATHQNLQAMVKSSTFRGDLFYRLNVMSICLPPLRDRKEDISLLVGYFIRRLNEEYGKKVEGISEEALAYLTAYDWPGNVRELRNAIERSMMLEQEKTISPRFLNIEIKHNFEQKPQPTANHGQPGNSTRFGGVSETVGVSIVELERRMIRQGLEIAGGNQTKAAKYLCISRDTLRYRMKKFGLRGERKRTGAAAT; from the coding sequence ATGGGGGAAAAAAGGATATTGATCGTAGAGGATGAAAAACTTATCTCTCTTTCCTTGTCCTTTATGCTCAACAGAAGAGGCTTCATTGTAGATGCAGCTGCTTCAATTGCTGAGGCGAAAGAGAAATTGAAAAGCTTCAGGCCGTGCGTGGTGCTGCTCGACCTCTGGCTTCCCGACGGCAGCGGCCTGGATCTGCTCAGCCGGATCGAATCCGAAAGGAAAGATATAAGCGTTATTGTCATGACGGCCAACGCCGATGCCGACTCGGCAGTAAAAGCTCTGAAACTGGGAGCTGAGGACTTCATCGGCAAACCTTTCAACATGGAAGTCTTTCTCCATGTCATCAACAGAACCTTTGAAAAGCGGCATCTGGGTGAGACCGCCGATTTTTTTCACCAGGAATTGCGCAAGAAAACGGAAGACGACAAACTGGTAGGAACCAGCGAAGCCATGGTAGATCTTTTCAAAATGATCAAGGTCTGCTCCGAAACAGATGCCAAAACTATTCTGCTATTGGGTGAAAGCGGCACCGGCAAGGAGCTTGTTGCAAGGGCAATCCATTACCACAGCGCCAGGGCAGACGCTCCTTTTACCGAAATAAACTGCGCGGCTATCCCGGAAAACCTTCTGGAAAGTGAGCTGTTCGGCCATGAGAAAGGAGCCTATACCGACGCCGGCAAAAGGCGAAAGGGAATTTTCGAGCTGGCCGAAGGTGGAACGGTCTTTCTTGATGAAATCGGCGACATGCCGTTGTCCATGCAGTCCAAGGTGTTGAAGGTCATCGAAACCAAGCGTTTTAGACGTCTGGGAAGTGAAGAGGACATTCAAGCCAATGTGCGCATCATTGCCGCCACCCACCAGAATCTGCAGGCAATGGTCAAAAGCAGCACCTTCAGAGGCGACCTGTTCTACCGTCTGAACGTCATGAGCATTTGCCTGCCCCCTCTGCGGGATCGAAAAGAGGATATTTCGTTATTGGTCGGCTACTTCATCCGCCGTCTGAATGAGGAATATGGAAAAAAGGTGGAAGGCATATCCGAAGAAGCCCTGGCGTACCTGACCGCCTATGACTGGCCGGGAAATGTCCGCGAGTTGCGCAATGCCATCGAGCGCAGCATGATGTTGGAACAGGAAAAAACCATCTCACCCCGATTTTTAAATATTGAAATAAAGCATAATTTCGAGCAGAAACCGCAACCTACGGCCAACCATGGCCAGCCGGGCAATTCGACTCGCTTTGGTGGTGTATCTGAGACCGTCGGCGTCTCCATTGTGGAGCTGGAACGGCGAATGATCCGTCAAGGATTGGAGATTGCCGGAGGAAATCAGACCAAAGCGGCAAAATATCTTTGCATCAGCCGCGACACCCTGCGCTACCGTATGAAAAAATTCGGTCTCCGGGGCGAAAGAAAAAGAACGGGAGCTGCTGCTACCTGA
- a CDS encoding VTT domain-containing protein: MNSSMGKIRPSLAKMLAEAMNGCTGCGVCVRECAYLKLYGTPRDIAGSYDPVDSKNSSICFECSLCGLCTAVCPEGVDPQKLFLEMRREAVDRGKGSFPEHKGLLAYERTGMSRRFTWYGLPEGCTTVFFPGCALPGTRPAATMAVYEKLKESVPALGLVMDCCAKPSHDLGREQFFQQMFNEMTDWFKSHGVQRVLVACPNCYKVFSDYAPQFETKTVYELLAEITPERISDAPAVPVTIHDPCVIRFDEAPQGAVRTLIATAGHSIEEMPHARKTALCCGEGGTVSPLAPDLAGSWGALRVDEAAGRRLVTYCAGCANHLGKKLPVTHVLDMLCYTPKPSSGLITYVNRLRLKSRFKGTVPAAVTRERVNPNASRSGKLRPLLFLAALAAVIILVRVGGASQYLEPEKLRTLFAGFGVVAPLVYIACYIVAPALMFPGLPLSIAGATVFGPFWGVVYTIIGATLGACAAFLIARYAARDWVERRLVGSRWNKLDDETGKNGWKAVAVTRLIPLFPFNLLNFAFGLTQISFLQYAVATFIFMLPGTIAYITFSSSLLGVLKGRVSREFFIGIGLLVAVSLIPKVAAWYKGRSLQAPRPAVPWNLRRSLQRKAAVLAVLCLLSAGTYTLIRKFFWALDAYLYTIEFNLLFVASRLQDAELARFVEYLVPMSGMRAAGIALACQAMAAFAFPFSSLRTDVAFTSAFGTWTGMAYFAGADLLVTGVAASIGRFILGDLLPMYYRRKGKDTLSPAPIWIGWAAAALLAVPGIPLVLGALVVGGFRLHPGRSLAVMAAGVAVRALALLLTR; this comes from the coding sequence ATGAATTCTTCAATGGGCAAAATTCGGCCATCCTTGGCTAAGATGTTGGCAGAGGCAATGAATGGCTGCACCGGCTGCGGCGTCTGCGTTCGGGAATGCGCCTACCTGAAACTGTACGGCACTCCCCGTGACATTGCCGGCTCCTATGATCCGGTGGACTCCAAAAACAGCAGCATCTGCTTTGAATGCAGTCTCTGTGGCCTTTGTACGGCTGTATGTCCGGAGGGAGTAGATCCGCAAAAACTATTTCTTGAGATGCGACGCGAGGCGGTGGATCGAGGCAAAGGTTCATTTCCTGAACACAAGGGGCTCCTGGCATACGAGCGGACCGGCATGTCGCGGCGTTTCACCTGGTACGGCCTGCCCGAGGGGTGTACGACCGTATTTTTCCCGGGTTGCGCTTTGCCGGGAACAAGGCCTGCTGCAACCATGGCGGTCTATGAAAAACTCAAGGAGTCGGTTCCTGCCCTTGGGCTGGTAATGGACTGCTGCGCAAAGCCTTCCCACGATTTGGGCCGGGAGCAGTTTTTTCAGCAGATGTTCAATGAAATGACCGATTGGTTTAAATCCCACGGCGTGCAGCGGGTCCTGGTTGCCTGTCCCAACTGTTACAAGGTCTTTTCCGACTATGCGCCCCAGTTTGAGACAAAGACCGTTTATGAACTGCTGGCCGAGATCACCCCCGAAAGGATCAGCGATGCCCCTGCTGTGCCGGTGACCATCCATGACCCGTGCGTGATCCGCTTTGACGAAGCGCCGCAGGGGGCAGTGCGCACGCTGATTGCAACAGCCGGCCACAGTATTGAAGAGATGCCGCATGCCAGAAAGACTGCCTTGTGCTGCGGTGAGGGGGGAACGGTCAGTCCGCTGGCCCCGGATCTGGCGGGCAGCTGGGGAGCGCTGCGTGTGGATGAAGCTGCCGGGAGGCGGCTTGTAACCTATTGTGCCGGATGCGCCAACCACCTGGGAAAGAAGCTGCCGGTAACCCATGTCCTGGATATGCTCTGCTACACTCCCAAGCCATCTTCGGGGCTGATTACCTATGTGAATCGACTGCGTCTCAAATCCCGATTCAAGGGTACCGTGCCCGCGGCGGTAACGAGGGAGCGGGTTAATCCCAACGCCTCCCGAAGCGGAAAGCTCCGGCCTCTTTTGTTCCTGGCTGCCCTGGCGGCGGTAATTATCCTGGTCCGGGTGGGTGGGGCAAGCCAATATCTGGAGCCGGAAAAACTGCGGACATTGTTTGCCGGCTTCGGGGTGGTCGCACCACTCGTCTACATCGCCTGCTACATCGTCGCTCCTGCACTGATGTTCCCCGGCCTGCCCCTCAGTATTGCCGGGGCTACGGTATTCGGGCCATTCTGGGGTGTCGTCTATACGATCATCGGCGCCACCTTGGGCGCCTGCGCTGCATTCCTCATCGCCCGTTACGCCGCGCGGGACTGGGTAGAGCGCCGTCTGGTCGGCTCCCGCTGGAACAAACTGGACGACGAAACCGGGAAGAACGGCTGGAAAGCGGTGGCGGTTACCCGGCTGATTCCGTTGTTCCCCTTCAACCTACTCAATTTTGCCTTCGGTCTCACCCAAATATCCTTCCTCCAATATGCCGTGGCGACCTTTATCTTCATGCTGCCCGGCACCATTGCCTATATTACCTTTTCCAGTTCATTGCTCGGGGTATTGAAGGGGAGGGTGTCGCGGGAGTTTTTCATCGGCATTGGTTTGCTGGTGGCGGTCTCGCTGATTCCCAAGGTCGCTGCATGGTACAAAGGTCGATCTCTTCAGGCGCCTCGGCCGGCGGTGCCCTGGAACCTGCGGAGAAGCCTGCAAAGAAAGGCGGCCGTTCTTGCCGTGCTCTGTTTATTGTCTGCCGGTACGTACACCCTGATCCGGAAATTTTTCTGGGCGCTGGACGCCTATCTGTACACCATCGAGTTCAACCTGCTCTTTGTGGCAAGCCGTTTACAGGATGCAGAGCTTGCCCGCTTTGTAGAATACCTCGTGCCCATGTCCGGGATGCGGGCCGCAGGAATTGCGCTGGCTTGTCAGGCCATGGCGGCATTTGCTTTCCCGTTCTCGTCGTTAAGGACCGACGTGGCCTTTACTTCGGCATTCGGCACATGGACCGGCATGGCTTATTTTGCCGGAGCTGACCTGCTGGTGACCGGAGTTGCCGCTTCGATCGGCAGGTTTATCCTGGGGGACCTGTTGCCGATGTACTACCGGCGCAAGGGAAAGGATACACTGTCTCCGGCGCCCATCTGGATAGGGTGGGCTGCGGCGGCACTTTTGGCCGTTCCCGGTATTCCGTTAGTGCTGGGCGCTTTGGTCGTCGGCGGATTTCGTCTACATCCCGGCCGCTCGCTTGCAGTCATGGCGGCCGGGGTTGCCGTAAGAGCACTGGCTCTGCTGCTGACAAGATAG
- a CDS encoding YdjY domain-containing protein, giving the protein MYRLALRITLLASLILSFALSASAAKQKPAAVKTDKYGSDTLTTNGRTREVRVTATVVKDCSQPSVCDWGRRFQGFFGSKDGKMAPFFIFSTEVHRAALDKAIKSVGIKSRRQIPMTEVKQRSGLKSTTQMDDYLDGDPILVSVRWKQDGKMVERAMEELIEEKILVDGKEVIKPYTPHFVYHGTAEAINFASGCIVCPSGCNGGVIADNSVPLKETKNYYRFNWKKMPHPGTKVEIVLKSV; this is encoded by the coding sequence ATGTACCGATTGGCTTTGCGTATTACACTGCTTGCTTCGTTGATTCTTTCTTTTGCCCTTTCGGCGAGCGCAGCAAAGCAGAAGCCGGCTGCCGTAAAAACAGACAAGTATGGGAGCGATACCCTGACCACCAATGGCCGGACACGGGAGGTCAGGGTGACCGCAACGGTCGTTAAAGACTGCTCCCAGCCCTCGGTATGCGACTGGGGCCGGCGTTTCCAGGGTTTCTTCGGCAGCAAGGACGGGAAAATGGCCCCTTTTTTCATTTTTTCCACCGAAGTACATCGTGCTGCACTGGATAAGGCGATTAAATCGGTAGGTATCAAGTCGCGACGCCAGATTCCCATGACGGAAGTGAAACAGCGTTCAGGGTTGAAGTCGACCACGCAGATGGACGATTACCTGGACGGCGATCCGATACTGGTTTCGGTTCGCTGGAAGCAGGACGGCAAAATGGTGGAACGGGCTATGGAAGAGTTGATCGAAGAAAAGATACTGGTGGACGGCAAGGAGGTCATCAAGCCCTACACCCCTCATTTCGTATACCATGGAACCGCTGAGGCCATCAACTTTGCCTCCGGGTGTATTGTCTGCCCATCGGGTTGCAATGGCGGAGTTATTGCCGACAACTCGGTTCCCCTCAAGGAGACGAAAAACTATTACCGCTTTAACTGGAAGAAGATGCCCCATCCGGGGACAAAGGTGGAAATCGTCCTGAAATCGGTATAG
- a CDS encoding response regulator translates to MAKVLLVDDVNMFLEIQKGFLQRSSVTILTARDGAEALAITRAKRPDVVFMDLHMPNMGGAECCTAIKADAALRSTTVVLITSVGKPDDEILCRKAGCDSFLTKPLDRNDYLELARTYLPQIDRREDRLRCSTKVRFTVFSVSLSGEICDISNHGAYIAADYNMEANAVLSIIFALPGDGAIIQAKGRVAWLNTSSARKKKSLPEGFGVEFLDLSPEAKAALTSFIAAAG, encoded by the coding sequence ATGGCAAAGGTCCTGCTGGTGGATGACGTCAACATGTTCCTGGAAATCCAGAAAGGGTTCCTTCAACGTTCGTCGGTCACTATCCTGACGGCAAGGGATGGGGCAGAGGCCCTGGCGATCACTCGCGCCAAGCGCCCCGACGTGGTCTTCATGGACCTGCATATGCCGAACATGGGGGGGGCAGAATGTTGCACCGCCATCAAGGCCGACGCCGCCTTGCGCTCCACCACGGTGGTGTTGATCACCTCTGTGGGAAAACCGGACGATGAAATTCTGTGCAGGAAGGCAGGCTGCGACAGTTTCCTTACCAAACCGCTTGATCGTAACGACTACCTGGAATTGGCCCGCACCTACCTTCCCCAGATCGACCGCCGTGAAGATAGGCTGCGCTGCAGCACGAAAGTCAGATTCACCGTATTCAGCGTCAGCCTCTCCGGTGAAATTTGCGATATCAGCAACCATGGCGCATACATAGCCGCCGATTACAATATGGAAGCCAATGCCGTCTTGAGCATCATCTTTGCCCTTCCCGGCGATGGCGCCATCATCCAGGCCAAGGGCCGGGTGGCCTGGCTCAACACATCCAGCGCCCGCAAGAAAAAGAGCCTGCCCGAGGGCTTCGGTGTCGAATTCCTCGATCTCTCCCCGGAGGCAAAGGCAGCCCTGACAAGCTTCATTGCCGCAGCAGGCTAG